The Heteronotia binoei isolate CCM8104 ecotype False Entrance Well chromosome 14, APGP_CSIRO_Hbin_v1, whole genome shotgun sequence genome has a window encoding:
- the LOC132582326 gene encoding LOW QUALITY PROTEIN: thyrotropin-releasing hormone receptor-like (The sequence of the model RefSeq protein was modified relative to this genomic sequence to represent the inferred CDS: inserted 1 base in 1 codon), which produces LLLFSTRXXXTPTNCYLVSLAVADLMVLVAAGLPNVSESLTGTWIYGYIGCLAITYFQYXGINVSSCSITAFTVERYIAICHPMKAQAMCTVSRAKRIIAFLWSLTAVYCLLWFFLVDINVGKGRQVECGYKVSRNLYLPIYLLDFALFFVTPLFLATLLYGLIGRVLFRVPVAHQPAAPNKRCGDSDGKERNGSSRTSVSVSSRKQVTKMLAVVVVLFALLWMPYRTLVLVNSFMDRPYLDRWFLLFCRVCVYANSAVNPVIYNLMSQKFCLAFKKLCKCGAGGLSQRSIYAASSCYSVRRQPSVRHQSQGETAPPQSVGEKDPAALQAGTTTSPRKMEKGLSFSVV; this is translated from the exons cttcttctttttagcaCCAGa NNNNNNNNNACCCCAACCAACTGCTACCTGGTTAGCCTGGCCGTGGCTGACCTGATGGTTCTGGTCGCTGCCGGGTTGCCCAACGTCTCTGAAAGCCTGACGGGAACGTGGATCTATGGGTACATCGGCTGTCTGGCCATCACCTACTTCCAGT CTGGCATCAACGTGTCATCCTGCTCCATCACTGCCTTTACGGTGGAGAG ataCATTGCGATCTGCCATCCAATGAAGGCCCAGGCCATGTGCACCGTGTCGCGAGCCAAGCGCATCATCGCTTTCCTCTGGAGCCTCACCGCCGTGTATTGCCTCCTCTGGTTCTTCCTGGTGGACATCAACGTGGGCAAGGGCCGGCAGGTGGAGTGTGGCTACAAGGTCTCCCGCAACCTCTACCTGCCCATCTACCTCCTGGACTTTGCCCTCTTCTTCGTCACCCCTTTGTTCCTGGCCACCCTGCTCTACGGCCTCATCGGCAGGGTCCTCTTCCGCGTTCCTGTCGCGCACCAACCGGCTGCCCCCAACAAACGTTGCGGAGACTCAGACGGCAAGGAGAGGAACGGCAGCTCCAGAACCAGCGTGTCCGTCTCCTCCAGGAAACAG GTCACGAAGATGCTGGCCGTGGTGGTGGTCCTTTTTGCCCTGCTCTGGATGCCCTACCGGACCCTGGTGCTGGTCAACTCCTTCATGGACCGCCCTTACCTCGACCGCTGGTTCCTCCTCTTCTGCCGAGTCTGCGTCTATGCCAACAGCGCCGTCAACCCCGTCATCTACAACCTCATGTCCCAGAAGTTCTGCCTGGCCTTCAAGAAGCTCTGCAAATGCGGGGCGGGGGGGCTGTCGCAGCGGAGCATCTACGCGGCCTCCAGCTGCTACAGCGTCAGGAGGCAACCCAGCGTCCGGCACCAAAGCCAAGGAGAAACGGCCCCACCGCAGTCCGTTGGAGAGAAGGACCCGGCCGCCTTGCAGGCAGGGACAACGACGTCACCCCGCAAGATGGAGAAGGGACTGTCCTTCAGTGTGGTTTGA